A genomic window from Methanobrevibacter gottschalkii DSM 11977 includes:
- the modA gene encoding molybdate ABC transporter substrate-binding protein has protein sequence MKSMKTVAVAIIAIVVIVAVGLYLTGSVGTSNGDLNGQDVQLAAAASLKNVYDEKLIPMFEEKYPGVKVTPTYASSGDLQKQIENGLKADVFMSAGNKQMDALINESYVDNDSNVKFLENKLVLIVSADSNVNVSSFEDLKNVNGTIAIGDPESVPAGQYANESLHNLGIWDDVESKLSLGTDVTAVLNQVAQGSADCGLVYTTDAKSSDEVKVICEAPEDSLKDIVYPVAPIKDSEHADAANKFMEFLQTPEAQSVFEDYGFTIHE, from the coding sequence ATGAAATCTATGAAAACTGTAGCTGTTGCGATTATAGCAATAGTAGTTATTGTTGCTGTAGGGTTATATCTTACTGGTTCAGTAGGTACTTCAAATGGAGACCTAAATGGCCAAGATGTTCAATTAGCTGCTGCAGCTAGTTTGAAAAATGTTTATGATGAAAAATTAATCCCTATGTTTGAAGAAAAATATCCTGGTGTAAAAGTTACTCCTACTTATGCTTCAAGTGGGGATTTACAAAAACAAATTGAAAATGGTTTAAAAGCTGATGTGTTCATGTCTGCTGGCAATAAACAGATGGATGCTTTAATCAATGAAAGTTATGTTGATAATGATTCCAATGTTAAATTTTTAGAAAACAAGCTTGTTTTAATCGTATCTGCTGATTCAAATGTGAATGTCTCTTCATTTGAAGATTTAAAAAATGTAAATGGCACTATTGCTATTGGTGATCCTGAATCTGTACCTGCCGGACAATATGCTAATGAATCATTACATAATCTTGGTATTTGGGATGATGTTGAATCTAAATTATCTTTGGGAACTGATGTAACAGCAGTATTAAATCAAGTAGCTCAAGGATCTGCTGATTGTGGTCTTGTATACACTACTGATGCTAAATCTAGTGATGAGGTTAAAGTAATTTGTGAAGCTCCTGAAGATTCTTTAAAAGATATTGTTTATCCTGTAGCTCCAATTAAAGATTCTGAACATGCTGATGCTGCAAACAAATTTATGGAGTTCTTACAAACTCCTGAAGCTCAAAGTGTATTTGAAGACTACGGATTTACAATTCATGAATAG
- the modB gene encoding molybdate ABC transporter permease subunit, whose translation MMDWTPILISMKTASLSIFITFFLGLIVAWGIVKIKKDSIKIVLDGIFTLPIVLPPTVVGFFLLYIFGVRGPIGSFLIDFFAVKIAFSWSATVIAAVVMSFPLMYRSARGAFEQVDSNLLDAGRTLGMSEWKIFWKVLFANALPGIISGGILAYARGLGEFGATAMIAGNIAGQTRTLPMAVYSEVAAGNMGDAFNYVIFIIIIAFIAIFIMDFVSIRKEKQWK comes from the coding sequence ATGATGGATTGGACACCTATTTTAATTTCTATGAAAACTGCAAGTTTATCAATTTTTATAACTTTTTTTTTAGGTTTAATTGTTGCTTGGGGCATTGTTAAAATTAAAAAGGACTCAATAAAAATAGTACTTGATGGTATTTTTACACTCCCAATTGTACTTCCTCCTACTGTTGTGGGGTTTTTTTTATTGTATATTTTTGGTGTTAGGGGTCCTATTGGTAGTTTTCTTATAGACTTTTTTGCTGTGAAAATAGCTTTTTCATGGTCCGCAACGGTTATTGCCGCAGTTGTCATGTCTTTTCCTTTAATGTATCGTTCTGCCAGAGGAGCATTTGAACAAGTCGATTCTAATTTATTGGATGCTGGTCGTACATTAGGCATGTCGGAGTGGAAAATTTTCTGGAAAGTTTTATTTGCAAATGCATTACCTGGAATTATCAGTGGTGGAATTCTTGCTTATGCTCGTGGTCTAGGTGAATTTGGTGCTACAGCTATGATTGCTGGTAATATTGCAGGACAAACCAGAACTCTCCCTATGGCGGTTTACTCCGAAGTGGCTGCTGGCAATATGGGGGATGCTTTTAATTATGTAATATTCATTATTATTATTGCATTTATCGCTATTTTCATTATGGATTTTGTTTCTATACGTAAAGAAAAACAATGGAAATAG
- a CDS encoding coenzyme F420-0:L-glutamate ligase — protein sequence MRCVGTVVRGIRTPIIKENDDLANIVVDSVMAAKESEGFEFKNKDIVAITEAVVGISEGNYVTVDDVAQDLQNKFPSKNIGVTNPILSRNRFSIILKGIARGMDKITLLTSFPADEVGNGILDEEVLDASEYNLASVISEEEYKKTFGSWKHPFTGINMIDLYRELIESEDCEVEFVFSNDVKTILDYNKDILTCDIHTREKTTKLLKSEGANVYGLHNVLSEPIGDSGFNPDYGVLGSNKATEEKLKLFPKTGNKLVNEIQKRLNNITGKQIEVMVYGDGAFKDPVGHIWELADPVVSPAHTSGLIGTPNEIKLKYVSDNKFANLRGEELKDAIKEEIKNKDKDLTGQMITQGTTPRRLTDLIGSLCDLTSGSGDKGTPVIFIQGYFDNLAND from the coding sequence ATGAGATGTGTTGGTACTGTTGTGCGTGGAATAAGAACACCAATTATTAAAGAAAATGATGATTTGGCAAATATAGTTGTAGATTCAGTTATGGCTGCAAAAGAAAGTGAAGGATTTGAATTTAAAAATAAGGATATTGTTGCAATTACCGAAGCAGTAGTGGGTATTTCAGAAGGAAATTATGTAACTGTTGACGACGTTGCACAAGATTTGCAAAACAAATTCCCCTCTAAAAATATAGGAGTAACAAATCCTATTTTAAGTAGAAATAGATTTTCGATTATTCTAAAAGGTATTGCACGAGGAATGGACAAAATTACCCTTTTAACTTCTTTTCCTGCAGATGAAGTGGGAAATGGAATTTTAGACGAAGAAGTTTTAGATGCTAGTGAATATAATTTAGCAAGTGTTATTTCTGAAGAAGAATACAAAAAAACATTCGGATCCTGGAAACACCCATTTACTGGAATTAATATGATTGATCTTTACAGGGAATTAATTGAAAGTGAAGACTGTGAAGTTGAATTTGTTTTTTCCAATGATGTAAAAACAATACTTGATTATAATAAAGACATTTTAACTTGTGACATACATACAAGAGAAAAAACAACAAAATTACTTAAATCCGAGGGAGCTAATGTTTATGGATTGCACAATGTTTTAAGTGAACCGATTGGAGACTCCGGTTTTAATCCTGATTACGGAGTGCTCGGTTCAAACAAAGCAACTGAAGAAAAATTAAAATTATTCCCAAAAACAGGAAATAAATTAGTCAATGAAATTCAAAAAAGATTAAATAACATTACTGGTAAGCAAATTGAAGTTATGGTTTATGGTGATGGAGCATTTAAAGATCCTGTAGGACATATTTGGGAATTAGCAGATCCAGTTGTTTCACCAGCACATACAAGTGGATTAATAGGAACTCCGAATGAAATTAAATTAAAGTATGTTTCAGATAACAAATTCGCAAATCTTAGAGGTGAAGAATTAAAAGATGCTATTAAAGAAGAAATTAAAAACAAAGACAAAGATTTGACTGGACAAATGATTACACAAGGAACCACACCAAGAAGATTAACTGATTTAATCGGTTCACTATGTGATTTAACAAGCGGTTCTGGAGATAAGGGAACACCAGTCATATTTATCCAAGGATACTTTGACAATCTAGCAAATGACTGA
- a CDS encoding class I SAM-dependent methyltransferase, whose amino-acid sequence MEHKHHGKSSAKFLDSDEILSELNLKGDEVFMDAGCGDGYITKKAIKDYLPNGFVYAVDSYDKAIELMEIYKKDNAIENLINIEADISKGIPDVEEDSVDVLLMVNVFHGFIESSHRDAVIEELSRIIRNDGRIAIMDFRPVELSFGPPIEIKCGPDELEKLFNEYHFKKIHLNEKMGPKGPNGNSHYIIIFGKEQF is encoded by the coding sequence ATGGAGCATAAACATCATGGAAAATCAAGTGCAAAGTTTCTAGATTCTGATGAGATTTTAAGTGAGTTAAATCTTAAAGGTGATGAAGTTTTTATGGATGCTGGATGTGGTGATGGATACATTACCAAAAAAGCAATCAAAGATTATCTTCCTAACGGTTTTGTTTATGCAGTAGACAGTTACGATAAGGCTATTGAATTGATGGAAATATATAAAAAAGATAATGCAATTGAAAACTTGATTAATATTGAAGCAGATATTTCAAAAGGGATTCCTGATGTTGAGGAAGATTCTGTTGATGTTTTATTAATGGTTAATGTATTTCATGGATTTATTGAAAGTTCCCATCGTGATGCAGTTATTGAGGAGTTATCTCGTATAATTAGAAATGATGGTAGAATTGCTATCATGGATTTTAGACCTGTTGAATTGTCGTTCGGACCTCCAATTGAAATTAAATGTGGTCCGGATGAGTTGGAGAAACTTTTTAATGAATATCACTTTAAAAAAATTCATCTGAATGAAAAAATGGGTCCAAAAGGTCCTAATGGGAATTCTCATTATATTATAATATTTGGAAAGGAGCAATTTTAA
- a CDS encoding IspD/TarI family cytidylyltransferase: protein MIFAAILAGGIGSRMGGTDTPKQFLTLGNKPVIIHTIEKFVINEKIDKIIVLTPKNFINHTNHLIEEYILYKDDIIVIEGGRTRNDTLMNGIDYINEHYGIDEDSIILTHDSVRPFVTHRIIEDNIDAAKKYGACDTVIPATDTIVESINGKTIESIPVRDYYYQGQTPQSFNIKKLFNLINSLTEEESNILTDACKIFALKDEDVYLVEGELTNIKITYPYDLKLANTILEDIHD, encoded by the coding sequence ATGATTTTTGCTGCAATTCTGGCTGGTGGAATAGGATCAAGAATGGGTGGAACTGACACTCCTAAACAATTTTTAACATTAGGAAATAAACCTGTTATTATTCATACTATTGAAAAATTTGTTATAAATGAAAAAATTGATAAAATAATTGTTTTAACACCTAAAAATTTTATTAATCATACAAATCATTTAATTGAGGAATATATTTTGTATAAGGATGACATTATTGTCATTGAAGGTGGCAGAACAAGAAATGATACATTGATGAATGGTATTGATTATATTAATGAACATTATGGAATAGATGAAGATTCAATTATCCTCACTCACGATTCGGTACGTCCATTTGTGACTCATAGGATTATTGAAGATAATATTGATGCTGCAAAAAAATATGGTGCATGTGATACTGTAATTCCTGCTACTGATACTATTGTTGAGAGCATCAATGGTAAGACTATTGAAAGCATTCCTGTAAGGGATTATTATTACCAGGGTCAGACACCACAGAGCTTCAATATAAAGAAACTTTTTAATTTAATCAATAGTTTAACGGAAGAAGAATCTAATATTCTTACAGATGCGTGTAAAATATTCGCACTTAAAGATGAAGATGTATATCTAGTTGAAGGGGAATTGACAAATATTAAAATCACATACCCCTATGATTTAAAACTAGCAAATACGATACTTGAGGATATTCATGATTAA